The nucleotide window GAGGCATATAATGGGCTCAtaaagcgcgagcagggaaaattgcgtgcgctgcttgggcggccatgaggaggtcgccatggggtcaaatccagtcgcccgggGCGTGCGGGCGACCGGATTTTTCtaacactgtatataaatatatatatactgtagtgtcgacgaatattctaaaacaaatctggggcaatcaccaacaagacccaggtacatgctgggtacatgctgcaacatttcagtgacatttctgcagacagactaatagcccatcagattaacagcagggggtccctggcagtctcattcaacctgaatgggactgccagggacccctgctgtgttaatccgataggccattagtctctgcagaaatgtcactgaaatgtttgcagcatgtacccaggatgtacctggatcttgttggtgattgccccagattttccaaagcaagtttaaggcaaatttTGGAATACTCGTCTGtgcacctgtatatatatatatatatatataactggtctgtaactgtttcatacgctcataatatatattttctttaactgtgcatgcaatgtcttgtatataatgtataccttgttcatttatgtaactgtatttgtaaccatgtattattttgttttactctgtgcccaggacatacttgaaaacgataggtaactctcaatgtattacttcctggtaaaatattttataaataaataaataaataaactttgcgGAGGCTATGGGAATGGGCCTGTAAAAGGGGTTCataaccccgaaacgttgcccacCTAATCTTCCTGCACTGACATCCTTCACTGTCAGGGTTTTCCCTACCCTagagaatttggaattacccagtataccgaggctgctaacaggtagtgcacacactttatggcaacttgattgaagagagacccagcaatgattaatgaaacaataagcctccggtattgaaaacagggagttgggtaatagtaagccggatagaggtacagggggacacctccataAGGGGCGCCccaaagtaaatcacagcccggcactaaccgcctcaataatctccctgaaataccgcgtggaggttaggagtactcacgaaaaagccgtccctgttggtgcaggaaattctgcagcggcttcctcctctggtgtagctggcgtcagcgtgctcctccggaaatgatgacacaggaagaagggggtaggatggtccgtggttcacagcaacttcagcagccaacgcatggatgtctaaaaaaactttattgatcgctagcagcaaacatcaggcaaccactctaacatgtttcgtccaggctatggactttttcaaagagtgaaaaaGCTTTTTCaaactttgaaaaagtccatagcctggacgaaacatgttagagtggttgcctgatgtttgctgctagcgatcaataaagtttttttagacatccatgcgttggctgctgaagttgctgtgaaccacggaccatcctacccccttttTCCCTACCCTACCCTTACCTTGCTAgtgatattccccccccccccacacacacactcacacactcacacactcacacactcacacactcacacacacccttgcCTCAGCACCTTTCCGGTATCCACAATACCTTTATCCTGCATTTGCATATTGTTGTAATATATCCTTTTTTTCTATTAATACACAATAGTATTTTAAGCATCATTAGCTTTTtagtaatcatttggaggcttGGAACACCTGGTGTGTTCCTTCTGGTTATAACTCCCCACTTAATCCAACTGCACTTGAACTAACTGCAATTCAGTCACACAGCTCAGATATTTATTATTTTCCGCTATGACAAATGAGCATAAAATTACAAAGTGAGTGGAAAAAAGAGTTGATATATTACTTGAGTGAAAAAGTATTCTTAATGTGCAGTTCGCCATGCATCTTTTTCAAGATTTCTTTACTATACAATACAATAGGGTTTTACGTTCAAGTTTTTTCCTGATCACAGattgtgtatgtatgttttatgtactgtatgtattatgtaATAATTCATTATTCCTAAATAATAAGTTTAAAGTCTAAATGTGTGCTAAACTCTTCCCATTAAGTGACATAATCAAACTTCAAAACATGGAAAACGTTAATGTTAGAAAAAATAGTGTAAGTTGTACTCTGCTGCATACATTTGAACTTTTACACATGTGattaaaatgtaaacaaaataaaaacagcatgaaAAAGTAAATAAGGTTGATAATTTGCTTTAAAGGAAAATTTGAGCTCAATttcaatatacagatgtagcaagcagGGCAGCCGATAGGAAGGGCAGTTTAGAAACAAGGAAAGTCAGCACTAATGTTTATAGAGGTTTCCTTTTACTTTACAGGCTTAAAACATCCACACCTGCAGAAAAAAAGGAGTTGATTGAAATAAAGATCACGACCAAAGTGACAGAAACAAATGAAGACAAAAGTCAAGATAAAGGAAAAGACTTGCAAGAAGGGGAAGACTTGGAAGAAGAGAAAGACTTGGAAGAAGAGAAAGACTTGGAAGTAGAGAAGGATGAAGGGAAAAATGTGGATGAAGATAAAAACATGGATGTGCAACAAAGCACAGATGAAACAAATGAGATAAATGCAGAGAAAGACACACTTGATGTAAAGGGGCCATCAGGCATCAATGAAGGAAACACACTTTCTCTTGCTAAACCAGGGCCAACACCTAGGAAAGCTGCTCCAAAATTCAAACAAAGGCAGTCAAGGCAATTCAAGAGCAAACCACCCAAGAAAGGAGTATTAGGGTAAGTAGATACATTGTAGGCTGTGATACCTTCTCTTGGACAAGCATAATATTTATACAGATTTTTAACACTTCCATAATCATGTAGAATGCCTTTCCATGAATTGTTCTCTTTTTAATCCTGATGGAATTACTGGAAAACTCATATATAGTATTTGGGCAAGAAAACTAAAGAATTCTGGTAACTACTAGTTTTCTGCTTGCCTGGTTTAAATGTGATGGATTTCCTTATAAATCAAAACACCCACTACTTTCATCAAAAAGGTGTTTTTTCCTTTGTTTAAAAGGATTGCTGTAAATAACAGAACCACTCATTGTTAAAGCTATTCTAGTCATTGTTGGTGCTATTTCTATTAGTGTTTATACTTGTATTTACTGTAAAAATAGATTTCAACAGATAAAAACAGGTTAAAACTGTACATTTGTTCTATACTCATAAATATAACATTATCCTATTTGCTGCTGCAAAATTAATTTGCATATTATTGAGAGGCCACACTTCCTCATGCACATCAAACTGTGCAACATAAAAACTATATGAAATATTGAAATGTCTTTGATATCATGTATGTTATGCTCTAATTAGGAAGAAGTAGCTGCAACACATGGTATTGAGCCCCCTAGCAATGTAGTTTCAATGTAGTTAATGTGCCTCATTACTACATGAAGCTTATTACTTAGTAAGGACAAGAGAGCAATCGCAAGTTAAACATCTAGGTCTAGAGAACTCGTAAATTGATTTTACCATACTAGAGTCTATGGCCTGAATAGATTAACCTCCGTAAAGGCAAAAATGCAGTATTGAAATGGAATTAGTGTGCGCTGtcctccgcttcccctctcctcactgcctAAGTTCTTTACCCGTCAAGATACCTGATGTATTTGCCTGAACTAATAACTCTTTTAGGATGACCTGATACTTGTGTAGGCTCTCCTTGTAATTGTTTATAGGAAGTAACATCTTCCAAGAGACGAAAAGCCTTTTTAGATAGTCTCCCCCATTTTGAAAAACAATACTCCCGCCTTTGTCCGCTTGACGGATAATCAGATTATCATTTTGATCTAATTCCTATGGGCCATCTTTCTCGACAATCAAGGTTATCTTGCATCCTATAATATCGTTTGTCCTTGCACATTTGTTTGAGGTCTGTTTCCATCAACTTCCCAAAGAGTTCCAAATATGGACCCTTAGATTCATGAGGATAGAAAGTGGACTTGGGCTTAAATGTAGTGTGTACAATACTCTTAGCCATATCACTATACAAACCCAAAATAGGCTCCAGCACACACAGAAAATAGAAAAACGTAGAGAATTTCAGAATAAGCCACAGATTTAATAACGTAAACAGATCAATATACAAACTTGGAAATGCTAACCGACTACTAAAGCAAAGTATACAGCTCTACTTATCACACTAAGGGGGGGAGTACAAATGAGGGTATGGGGaaggaaaaacaaataaacatataaaGACACTGGGGTAGGGTAAGAGGGGCAATGTTTCAGGGTAGAATCCTTTCTTCTGGCTCGTTCTCTTGGGTCCACAGGAACCTCAAAGTACTTCCCTTGGCCCTTATCTCCCCTGTAAGACACACAAATAGAAAATATGCAAAATCACAGAATAATGCGATCAGATAATCCTACCGTGAACAGCCATCCGCAGTAAAGGTAAGTATGTAGGGATAAAGCAAACCATCCTTAAGATGAATGTTCACAGGCTACTGGCAGAGGTTACAGGCAATCTTCTTCACTCTAACTGCAGCTGCATACTTACCTTTACTGCGGATGGCTGTTTGCATTATTCTGTGATTTTGCATATTTTCTATTTGTGTGTCTTACAGGGGGGATAAGGGCcaagggaagtaccttgaggTTCCTGTGGACCCAAGGGAACGGACCATAAGAAAGGGTtctaccctgaa belongs to Ascaphus truei isolate aAscTru1 chromosome 11, aAscTru1.hap1, whole genome shotgun sequence and includes:
- the LOC142463021 gene encoding uncharacterized protein LOC142463021 isoform X2; translated protein: MYYFVLLCAQDILENDRLKTSTPAEKKELIEIKITTKVTETNEDKSQDKGKDLQEGEDLEEEKDLEEEKDLEVEKDEGKNVDEDKNMDVQQSTDETNEINAEKDTLDVKGPSGINEGNTLSLAKPGPTPRKAAPKFKQRQSRQFKSKPPKKGVLGCEIRGQDHSMCNRSADSLHCLGHSGEYPVTNLDNFNGFWRRHSWNGRTRHRSGAGQRQRAGKKPLGAGNFPSNTARPRCPKAPSIAKKKNTRL
- the LOC142463021 gene encoding uncharacterized protein LOC142463021 isoform X7, translated to MHANLDNALDEDAKKTEEEGKGTRHEPFKRKHRLKTSTPAEKKELIEIKITTKVTETNEDKSQDKGKDLQEGEDLEEEKDLEEEKDLEVEKDEGKNVDEDKNMDVQQSTDETNEINAEKDTLDVKGPSGINEGNTLSLAKPGPTPRKAAPKFKQRQSRQFKSKPPKKGVLGFGDDIPGMEGLGTGLGLGKDNVQEKNPLVQETFPAILPGKTQCSNPCMPCPLPPKS
- the LOC142463021 gene encoding uncharacterized protein LOC142463021 isoform X1 — encoded protein: MHANLDNALDEDAKKTEEEGKGTRHEPFKRKHRLKTSTPAEKKELIEIKITTKVTETNEDKSQDKGKDLQEGEDLEEEKDLEEEKDLEVEKDEGKNVDEDKNMDVQQSTDETNEINAEKDTLDVKGPSGINEGNTLSLAKPGPTPRKAAPKFKQRQSRQFKSKPPKKGVLGCEIRGQDHSMCNRSADSLHCLGHSGEYPVTNLDNFNGFWRRHSWNGRTRHRSGAGQRQRAGKKPLGAGNFPSNTARPRCPKAPSIAKKKNTRL
- the LOC142463021 gene encoding uncharacterized protein LOC142463021 isoform X5, which gives rise to MHANLDNALDEDAKKTEEEGKGTRHEPFKRKHRLKTSTPAEKKELIEIKITTKVTETNEDKSQDKGKDLQEGEDLEEEKDLEEEKDLEVEKDEGKNVDEDKNMDVQQSTDETNEINAEKDTLDVKGPSGINEGNTLSLAKPGPTPRKAAPKFKQRQSRQFKSKPPKKGVLGCEIRGQDHSMCNRSADSLHCLGHSGEYPVTNLDNFNGFWRRHSWNGRTRHRYNGHMPLGSIQPLGTA
- the LOC142463021 gene encoding uncharacterized protein LOC142463021 isoform X8 encodes the protein MHANLDNALDEDAKKTEEEGKGTRHEPFKRKHRLKTSTPAEKKELIEIKITTKVTETNEDKSQDKGKDLQEGEDLEEEKDLEEEKDLEVEKDEGKNVDEDKNMDVQQSTDETNEINAEKDTLDVKGPSGINEGNTLSLAKPGPTPRKAAPKFKQRQSRQFKSKPPKKGVLGFGDDIPGMEGLGTDITVICPWEAFSHLELHELAQFGII
- the LOC142463021 gene encoding uncharacterized protein LOC142463021 isoform X3, with protein sequence MSIGVSGCWRRLKTSTPAEKKELIEIKITTKVTETNEDKSQDKGKDLQEGEDLEEEKDLEEEKDLEVEKDEGKNVDEDKNMDVQQSTDETNEINAEKDTLDVKGPSGINEGNTLSLAKPGPTPRKAAPKFKQRQSRQFKSKPPKKGVLGCEIRGQDHSMCNRSADSLHCLGHSGEYPVTNLDNFNGFWRRHSWNGRTRHRSGAGQRQRAGKKPLGAGNFPSNTARPRCPKAPSIAKKKNTRL
- the LOC142463021 gene encoding uncharacterized protein LOC142463021 isoform X4 — its product is MSICVAGCWRRLKTSTPAEKKELIEIKITTKVTETNEDKSQDKGKDLQEGEDLEEEKDLEEEKDLEVEKDEGKNVDEDKNMDVQQSTDETNEINAEKDTLDVKGPSGINEGNTLSLAKPGPTPRKAAPKFKQRQSRQFKSKPPKKGVLGCEIRGQDHSMCNRSADSLHCLGHSGEYPVTNLDNFNGFWRRHSWNGRTRHRSGAGQRQRAGKKPLGAGNFPSNTARPRCPKAPSIAKKKNTRL
- the LOC142463021 gene encoding uncharacterized protein LOC142463021 isoform X6, giving the protein MWLKTSTPAEKKELIEIKITTKVTETNEDKSQDKGKDLQEGEDLEEEKDLEEEKDLEVEKDEGKNVDEDKNMDVQQSTDETNEINAEKDTLDVKGPSGINEGNTLSLAKPGPTPRKAAPKFKQRQSRQFKSKPPKKGVLGCEIRGQDHSMCNRSADSLHCLGHSGEYPVTNLDNFNGFWRRHSWNGRTRHRSGAGQRQRAGKKPLGAGNFPSNTARPRCPKAPSIAKKKNTRL